One Lysobacter enzymogenes DNA segment encodes these proteins:
- a CDS encoding putative porin, with translation MTASIQPRRRLRPRLRVRALALALLAACAAPALAASPADAAKISPEVTLKLIDLLVAKGVLTRGQADDLIAEARASAATAPATAAATPAYQTAPGAVVVPYVPEVVRQQIKDELRAEVVQQAKSEGWAAPNALPEWTQRISVYGDLRARAEDVLNDGENYREFPNFAALNSGSGYDVADPVANPVPYVNTTKNRGRMRLRARLGVHAQIADWVEADLRLATGSDRSPVSTNQTLGAGGNLSKYSLWLDRAYVRLKPTSWLSADIGRTPNPFWTSELLFDNDLNFDGVAVKTQFAHDADFKTFVNVGAFPVFNTDFDFGSTQKMDKESSRDKWLYGAQAGLDWNFADAMSLKLGLGYFLFDKLNGQFSSPCLAPTAKDVCDTDLSRPQFQQFGNTMFAIRNIVPAQGAPNGPQLQYFGYASEFGVANLHAALEIARFDPVKIVLEADVVKNTKYDAKRIRALGPLNNFKPTLDPADTTAIFDGGDMGYYVNLLVGQPKIEKAWDWNASIGYKRLESDAVPDAFADSDFHLGGTNARGFIVGGSLGLARNTWLGLRWLSANEVTGQPYSVDVIQLDLNTQF, from the coding sequence ATGACCGCTTCGATCCAACCCCGCCGCCGTCTCCGTCCCCGCCTGCGCGTGCGCGCGCTGGCGCTCGCGCTGCTGGCGGCCTGCGCCGCGCCGGCGCTGGCCGCCTCGCCGGCGGACGCGGCGAAGATCAGTCCCGAGGTGACGCTCAAGCTGATCGACCTGCTGGTGGCGAAGGGCGTGCTGACCCGCGGCCAGGCCGACGATTTGATCGCCGAGGCGCGCGCGTCGGCCGCGACCGCTCCGGCGACCGCGGCGGCGACGCCTGCTTATCAGACCGCGCCCGGCGCCGTCGTCGTGCCCTACGTGCCCGAAGTGGTGCGCCAGCAGATCAAGGACGAACTGCGCGCCGAGGTGGTGCAACAGGCCAAGAGCGAAGGCTGGGCGGCGCCGAACGCGTTGCCGGAGTGGACCCAGCGCATCAGCGTCTACGGCGATCTGCGCGCGCGCGCCGAGGATGTGCTCAACGACGGCGAGAACTACCGCGAGTTCCCCAACTTCGCCGCGCTCAACAGCGGCTCGGGCTACGACGTCGCCGATCCGGTCGCCAACCCGGTGCCGTACGTCAACACCACCAAGAACCGCGGCCGCATGCGCCTGCGCGCGCGCCTGGGCGTGCATGCGCAGATCGCCGACTGGGTCGAGGCCGACCTGCGCCTGGCCACCGGCAGCGACCGCAGCCCGGTCTCGACCAACCAGACCCTCGGCGCCGGCGGCAACCTGTCCAAGTATTCGCTGTGGCTGGATCGCGCCTACGTGCGGCTCAAGCCGACGTCCTGGCTCAGCGCCGACATCGGCCGCACGCCGAATCCGTTCTGGACCAGCGAGCTGCTGTTCGACAACGACCTCAACTTCGACGGCGTGGCGGTGAAGACCCAGTTCGCGCACGACGCGGATTTCAAGACATTCGTCAACGTCGGCGCGTTCCCGGTGTTCAACACCGACTTCGACTTCGGCTCGACCCAGAAGATGGACAAGGAATCCAGCCGCGACAAGTGGCTGTACGGCGCCCAGGCCGGGCTGGACTGGAACTTCGCCGACGCCATGTCGCTCAAGCTGGGGCTGGGTTACTTCCTGTTCGACAAGCTCAACGGCCAGTTCTCCTCGCCGTGCCTGGCGCCGACCGCCAAGGACGTGTGCGACACCGACCTGTCGCGCCCGCAGTTCCAGCAGTTCGGCAACACCATGTTCGCGATCCGCAACATCGTGCCGGCGCAGGGCGCGCCGAACGGCCCGCAGCTGCAGTACTTCGGCTACGCCAGCGAGTTCGGCGTGGCCAACCTGCACGCGGCGCTGGAGATCGCGCGCTTCGACCCGGTCAAGATCGTGCTCGAGGCCGACGTGGTCAAGAACACCAAGTACGACGCCAAGCGCATCCGCGCGCTCGGCCCGCTCAACAACTTCAAGCCGACCCTGGACCCGGCCGACACCACCGCGATCTTCGACGGCGGCGACATGGGCTACTACGTCAACCTGCTGGTCGGCCAGCCGAAGATCGAGAAGGCCTGGGACTGGAACGCGAGCATCGGCTACAAGCGGCTCGAATCCGACGCGGTGCCGGATGCGTTCGCCGATTCGGATTTCCATCTCGGCGGCACCAACGCGCGCGGCTTCATCGTCGGCGGTTCGCTGGGCCTGGCCCGCAACACCTGGCTGGGCCTGCGTTGGCTCAGCGCCAACGAGGTCACCGGCCAGCCGTATTCGGTCGATGTGATCCAGCTCGATCTCAACACCCAGTTCTGA
- a CDS encoding TonB family protein codes for MSETYGRGSKFSRALGVLGAIGVVAVMAWLVWSLMQGAGPTTKRQPPRITQVILPPPPPPPPPPPEPDKVQDEPKPVENTPFESIEPPKDDSAEPPGDPLTADAGPGSNEFGLQAGTGGGGTRIGGNGGGGNPYAGYAAMVQRTVQQYLQQGEKTRKGRYSATVAMWLNPDGTIQRSQVIAGTGKPELDAAIVAALQGRSLPQAPPAEMPQPINLRIGASSPG; via the coding sequence GTGTCCGAGACCTACGGCCGCGGTTCCAAGTTCTCGCGCGCGCTCGGCGTGCTCGGCGCCATCGGCGTCGTCGCGGTGATGGCGTGGCTGGTGTGGTCGCTGATGCAGGGCGCCGGTCCCACGACCAAGCGCCAGCCGCCGCGCATCACCCAGGTGATCTTGCCGCCGCCACCGCCACCGCCCCCGCCTCCGCCGGAACCCGACAAAGTGCAAGACGAGCCCAAGCCGGTCGAGAACACGCCGTTCGAATCGATCGAGCCGCCCAAGGACGACTCGGCCGAACCGCCGGGCGATCCGCTGACCGCCGACGCCGGCCCGGGCAGCAACGAGTTCGGCTTGCAGGCCGGCACCGGCGGAGGCGGCACCCGCATCGGCGGCAACGGCGGCGGCGGAAATCCGTATGCCGGCTACGCCGCGATGGTGCAGCGGACCGTGCAGCAGTACCTGCAGCAGGGCGAGAAGACCCGCAAGGGCCGCTACAGCGCCACGGTGGCGATGTGGCTGAACCCCGACGGGACGATCCAGCGCTCGCAGGTGATCGCCGGCACCGGCAAGCCCGAGCTCGACGCGGCGATCGTCGCCGCGCTGCAGGGCCGCTCGCTGCCGCAGGCGCCGCCGGCGGAGATGCCGCAACCGATCAACTTGCGCATCGGCGCGTCGTCGCCGGGCTGA
- a CDS encoding ExbD/TolR family protein, which produces MKVQGKKPYDDINITPMLDLAYVLLVIFIIMTTAAVQGIKVDLPKASAAQPLSQPKTKVIAIDNAGQVSIDAVPVSMSELEQQLRNALANDAELPVILRGDRAVQYDKVMAVLDLCSKLGISSIGLASQRQAAG; this is translated from the coding sequence GTGAAGGTCCAGGGCAAGAAGCCTTACGACGACATCAACATCACGCCGATGCTGGACCTGGCGTACGTGCTGCTGGTGATCTTCATCATCATGACCACCGCCGCGGTGCAGGGCATCAAGGTCGACCTGCCCAAGGCCAGCGCGGCGCAGCCGCTGTCGCAGCCCAAGACCAAGGTCATCGCCATCGACAACGCCGGCCAGGTCAGCATCGACGCGGTGCCGGTCAGCATGAGCGAGCTGGAGCAGCAATTGCGCAACGCGCTGGCCAACGACGCCGAACTGCCGGTGATCCTGCGCGGCGACCGCGCGGTGCAGTACGACAAGGTCATGGCGGTGCTGGACCTGTGCAGCAAGCTCGGCATTTCCTCGATCGGCCTGGCCTCGCAGCGCCAGGCCGCGGGCTAG
- a CDS encoding DUF2341 domain-containing protein has product MTQLRVLLACSLLLLLSLLSAPAAAASWWDGKWNYRAKIDLNTTSTGAATTEPGGRAQVLVRLHSGNFNFADAKEDGSDVRFIAADDRTPLKYHFEKYDGLVDQVALAWVDVPKLDANAAASVYVYFGNPEATPGSDPKGSYDADSIAVFHFADQGAAGADTTAYGNNAQAPLTLAQTALIGSGLQLDGKAPVKVPASPSLNLAAAQPLTLSAWIKPAGANASGVIASLPGALTVGIEQGVVYAESAGVRTAAGAPLVGEGWAHVAVRADAGKLAVYVNGAPAGDAAAALPAAAAGLLVGGEDGAARPNFIGQIDELQLSKVARPLGLIQAAAHSQGLDAKLLTFQPVEQRSGDGGHNYFGILFNALTVDAWVVIVILGFMAAISWWVMIGKGLFVGATAKANERFLLAFRKHAAEYPLHDAAWVRAAEGSGPLNGEKSNLARLLAIGLDELRNRIAAGGGRQVVRPQSIAAIRSALDAAAVREGQRLNKLMVMLTIAISGGPFLGLLGTVVGVMITFAAVAAAGDVNINAIAPGIAAALLATVAGLAVAIPALFGYNYLLSRTEAIGADMQVFVDELEKRIAEDYAGDAPLPAHLARSVSTETLP; this is encoded by the coding sequence GTGACTCAATTGCGCGTGCTGTTGGCCTGTTCGCTGTTGCTGCTGTTGTCGCTGCTGTCGGCCCCGGCCGCGGCGGCCTCGTGGTGGGACGGCAAGTGGAACTACCGGGCCAAGATCGATCTCAACACCACCTCCACCGGCGCGGCGACGACCGAGCCGGGCGGCCGCGCGCAAGTGCTGGTGCGGCTGCATTCGGGCAACTTCAACTTCGCCGACGCCAAGGAGGACGGCAGCGACGTGCGCTTCATCGCCGCCGACGACCGCACGCCGCTGAAGTACCACTTCGAGAAGTACGACGGTCTGGTCGACCAGGTCGCGCTGGCCTGGGTGGACGTGCCCAAGCTCGACGCCAACGCGGCGGCCTCGGTCTACGTGTATTTCGGCAATCCCGAAGCCACGCCGGGCAGCGATCCCAAGGGCAGCTACGACGCCGACAGCATCGCGGTGTTCCACTTCGCCGACCAGGGCGCGGCCGGCGCCGACACCACCGCCTACGGCAACAACGCGCAGGCGCCGCTGACGCTGGCGCAGACCGCGCTGATCGGCTCGGGCCTGCAGCTCGACGGCAAGGCGCCGGTGAAGGTGCCGGCGTCGCCGTCGCTGAATCTCGCCGCCGCGCAGCCGCTGACGCTGAGCGCGTGGATCAAGCCGGCCGGCGCCAACGCCAGCGGCGTGATCGCCTCGTTGCCGGGCGCGCTGACCGTGGGCATCGAACAAGGCGTGGTCTACGCCGAAAGCGCCGGCGTGCGCACCGCCGCGGGCGCGCCGCTGGTGGGCGAGGGCTGGGCGCACGTGGCGGTGCGCGCCGATGCCGGCAAGCTCGCGGTCTACGTCAACGGCGCGCCGGCCGGCGACGCCGCGGCGGCGCTGCCGGCGGCGGCCGCGGGCCTGCTGGTCGGCGGCGAGGACGGCGCGGCGCGGCCGAACTTCATCGGCCAGATCGACGAACTGCAACTGTCCAAGGTCGCCCGTCCGCTCGGCCTGATCCAGGCCGCCGCGCACAGCCAGGGCCTGGACGCCAAGCTGCTGACCTTCCAGCCGGTCGAGCAGCGCTCCGGCGACGGCGGCCACAACTACTTCGGCATCCTGTTCAACGCGCTCACCGTCGACGCCTGGGTGGTGATCGTGATCCTCGGCTTCATGGCCGCGATCTCGTGGTGGGTGATGATCGGCAAGGGCCTGTTCGTCGGCGCCACCGCCAAGGCCAACGAGCGCTTCTTGCTCGCGTTCCGCAAGCACGCCGCCGAATACCCGCTGCACGACGCGGCCTGGGTGCGCGCGGCCGAGGGCAGCGGCCCGCTCAACGGCGAGAAGTCCAACCTCGCGCGCTTGCTGGCGATCGGCCTGGACGAACTGCGCAACCGCATCGCCGCCGGCGGCGGCCGCCAGGTGGTGCGGCCGCAGTCGATCGCCGCGATCCGCTCGGCGCTCGACGCCGCCGCGGTGCGCGAGGGCCAGCGCCTCAACAAGCTGATGGTGATGCTGACCATCGCCATCTCCGGCGGCCCGTTCCTGGGCCTGCTCGGCACCGTGGTCGGCGTGATGATCACCTTCGCCGCGGTGGCCGCGGCCGGCGACGTCAACATCAACGCGATCGCGCCCGGCATCGCCGCGGCGCTGCTGGCGACGGTGGCCGGCCTGGCCGTCGCGATCCCGGCGCTGTTCGGCTACAACTACCTGCTCAGCCGCACCGAGGCCATCGGCGCGGACATGCAGGTGTTCGTCGACGAGCTGGAAAAGCGCATCGCCGAGGACTACGCCGGCGACGCGCCGCTGCCGGCGCACCTGGCCCGCAGCGTGTCGACGGAGACGCTGCCGTGA
- a CDS encoding ShlB/FhaC/HecB family hemolysin secretion/activation protein, translating to MHLRLIAAVGLTMFGPTVLHAQETAPQAGAVPAAAARFDILAYQVLGNSKLSNLDIEKVVYPHLGPKRSEEDVENARAALQSLYDSRGYPTVSVAIPEQDVATGLVTLQVNEQKIGRLRVNGADYFSPDDIERAAPSLAEGAVPNFKDVQRDIVALNQLPDRRVTPEIKAGTTPNTVDVDLNVEDKLPLHGSLELNNRNSANTSDQRLAASVRYDNLWQLGHSVSLSAQVAPQRSSDAQVYSASYLARFGASPWSLLGYAVRSKSDIAVVGDLNVIGNGTLAGLRLMRSFAAGEGFYHSLSVGVDYKDFTESLIQGADRGAVPIEYFPLSVNYNADWVKERSVADLALSAVFNLRGVGDGRAAFDAKRYQAQPNFFYLRAGGSYTWKSAGDAQLMLRLQTQFAGEPLISNEQFSIGGLDSVRGYYESEALGDLGGAATLEARTPSFADKLGDAFQELRLRAFVDAGYARINDPLPEQSRSETLVSAGLGATIKAFGHLNGSIDVAHPLSSPSGRERKPDSVEVGVRLWGEF from the coding sequence ATGCATCTACGCCTCATCGCAGCCGTCGGTCTGACCATGTTCGGACCGACGGTTCTCCATGCGCAGGAAACCGCTCCCCAGGCCGGCGCCGTGCCGGCCGCGGCGGCGCGCTTCGACATCCTCGCCTACCAGGTGCTCGGCAACAGCAAGCTGAGCAATCTGGACATCGAGAAAGTGGTCTATCCGCACCTGGGCCCCAAGCGCAGCGAAGAGGACGTGGAGAACGCCCGCGCGGCGCTGCAGTCGCTGTACGACAGCCGCGGCTATCCCACCGTCAGCGTCGCGATTCCGGAACAGGACGTGGCCACCGGCCTGGTGACCTTGCAGGTCAACGAGCAGAAGATCGGCCGGTTGCGGGTCAACGGCGCCGATTATTTCTCGCCCGACGACATCGAGCGCGCCGCGCCGTCGCTGGCTGAGGGTGCCGTGCCCAACTTCAAGGACGTGCAGCGCGACATCGTCGCCTTGAACCAGTTGCCGGACCGCCGCGTCACTCCGGAAATCAAGGCCGGAACCACGCCCAACACCGTCGACGTGGACCTCAACGTCGAGGACAAGCTGCCGCTGCACGGCTCGCTGGAACTCAACAACCGCAACAGCGCCAACACCAGCGACCAGCGCCTGGCCGCGAGCGTGCGCTACGACAACCTGTGGCAGCTCGGCCACAGCGTCAGCCTGTCGGCGCAGGTCGCGCCGCAGCGCAGTTCCGACGCGCAGGTGTACTCGGCTTCGTACCTGGCGCGTTTCGGCGCTTCGCCGTGGTCGCTGCTGGGCTATGCGGTGCGCAGCAAGAGCGACATCGCCGTGGTCGGCGATCTCAACGTGATCGGCAACGGCACCTTGGCCGGCCTGCGCCTGATGCGCTCGTTCGCCGCCGGCGAGGGCTTCTATCATTCGCTCAGCGTCGGCGTGGACTACAAGGACTTCACCGAATCGCTGATCCAGGGCGCCGACCGAGGCGCGGTGCCGATCGAGTACTTCCCGCTCAGCGTCAACTACAACGCCGACTGGGTGAAGGAACGTTCGGTCGCCGACCTGGCGCTGTCGGCGGTGTTCAACCTGCGCGGCGTCGGCGACGGGCGCGCGGCGTTCGACGCCAAGCGCTACCAAGCCCAGCCCAACTTCTTCTATCTGCGCGCCGGCGGTTCCTATACCTGGAAGTCGGCCGGCGACGCGCAGCTGATGCTGCGCCTGCAGACCCAGTTCGCCGGCGAGCCGCTGATCAGCAACGAGCAGTTCAGCATCGGCGGCCTCGACAGCGTGCGCGGCTATTACGAATCCGAAGCGCTCGGCGATCTCGGCGGCGCGGCGACGCTGGAAGCGCGCACGCCGTCGTTCGCCGACAAGCTCGGCGATGCGTTCCAGGAACTGCGCCTGCGCGCGTTCGTCGACGCCGGCTATGCCCGCATCAACGATCCGCTGCCCGAGCAGTCGCGCAGCGAAACCCTGGTCAGCGCCGGGCTCGGCGCGACGATCAAGGCCTTCGGCCACCTCAACGGTTCCATCGACGTGGCCCATCCGTTGTCCAGCCCGAGCGGACGCGAACGCAAACCCGACTCGGTCGAGGTGGGCGTGCGGCTGTGGGGCGAGTTCTGA
- a CDS encoding SapC family protein, with the protein MLIYDRVVPLNRETHRRLRIRTAQHNARFAASLNSVPVATIEFPAAANEYAIVFAKLANGDFLPAVLVGLRSQQNLYVDENARWRRGYVPAFLRQYPFVLAEDADTGTVTVCVDLAYDGLSEDEGEPLFGEDGGDTESLTRAVNFLQELHGEFKRTAAFAAKIKELDLLEEKVIRFGNPDQPQAELNGVYAVSEEKLMKLTDAQLPELFRTGVLGLIYTHLLSMRNLERLSELAQQAPATAAANAPQGDAAN; encoded by the coding sequence ATGCTGATCTACGACCGCGTCGTCCCGCTCAACCGCGAAACCCACCGTCGCCTGCGCATCCGCACCGCGCAGCACAACGCGCGGTTCGCCGCCTCGCTCAACTCGGTGCCGGTGGCCACCATCGAGTTCCCGGCCGCGGCCAACGAGTACGCGATCGTGTTCGCCAAGCTCGCCAACGGCGACTTCCTGCCGGCGGTGCTGGTCGGCCTGCGCAGCCAGCAGAACCTGTACGTGGACGAGAACGCGCGCTGGCGCCGCGGTTACGTGCCGGCGTTCCTGCGCCAGTACCCGTTCGTGCTGGCCGAGGACGCCGACACCGGCACGGTCACGGTGTGCGTGGACCTGGCCTACGACGGCCTGTCGGAGGACGAGGGCGAGCCGCTGTTCGGCGAGGACGGCGGCGACACCGAGAGCCTGACCCGGGCGGTGAACTTCCTGCAGGAGCTGCACGGCGAGTTCAAGCGCACCGCGGCGTTCGCGGCCAAGATCAAGGAACTGGACCTGCTGGAAGAGAAGGTGATCCGGTTCGGCAATCCCGACCAGCCGCAGGCCGAGTTGAACGGCGTCTACGCGGTGTCGGAAGAGAAGCTGATGAAGCTCACCGACGCGCAGCTGCCGGAGCTGTTCCGCACCGGCGTGCTCGGCCTGATCTACACCCACCTGCTGTCGATGCGCAACCTGGAGCGGCTGTCGGAACTGGCGCAGCAGGCGCCGGCCACCGCCGCGGCGAACGCGCCGCAGGGCGACGCGGCGAACTGA